One window of the Tetragenococcus koreensis genome contains the following:
- the rlmH gene encoding 23S rRNA (pseudouridine(1915)-N(3))-methyltransferase RlmH — translation MNIKIISVGKLKEKYLVQGIQEYAKRLQAYTKIQFIEVPDEKAPENLSETEMILVKEKEGKRILAKVREDEFLFALAIDGKNPSSEAFAKQIDQLTIQGKSNLTFVIGGSLGLSEGVLNRSNAQLSFGKMTYPHQLMRLILVEQIYRAFRINRGEPYHK, via the coding sequence ATGAATATTAAAATTATCAGTGTAGGAAAATTAAAAGAAAAATATTTAGTACAAGGGATCCAGGAATATGCCAAACGGTTACAAGCATATACCAAGATTCAGTTCATCGAAGTTCCAGATGAAAAAGCCCCAGAAAATCTGAGTGAGACAGAAATGATTTTAGTAAAAGAAAAAGAAGGAAAACGTATCTTAGCAAAAGTTCGGGAGGACGAGTTTCTTTTCGCATTAGCAATTGATGGAAAAAATCCTTCCAGTGAAGCCTTTGCTAAACAAATTGACCAATTGACGATTCAAGGCAAGAGCAACTTAACTTTTGTGATTGGGGGTTCGTTAGGTTTGAGTGAGGGTGTCTTAAATAGAAGCAACGCTCAGCTTTCTTTTGGTAAAATGACCTACCCCCATCAATTGATGCGCCTAATTTTAGTTGAACAAATTTATCGTGCATTTCGGATTAACCGTGGAGAACCGTATCATAAGTGA